One window of Pleurodeles waltl isolate 20211129_DDA chromosome 3_1, aPleWal1.hap1.20221129, whole genome shotgun sequence genomic DNA carries:
- the LOC138283627 gene encoding histone H2A type 2-C-like, producing the protein MSRISENLQQLLAMSGRGKQGGKARAKAKTRSSRAGLQFPVGRVHRLLRKGSYAERVGAGAPVYLAAVLEYLTAEILELAGNAARDNKKTRIIPRHLQLAIRNDEELNKLLGRVTIAQGGVLPNIQAVLLPKKTESHKAGGKASK; encoded by the coding sequence atgtcgaggatcagtgaGAACCTACAGCAGCTGCTCGCCATGTCTGGACGCGGAAAGCAAGGAGGCAAGGCCCGCGCTAAGGCCAAGACACGCTCTTCCAGAGCTGGACTCCAGTTCCCTGTGGGCCGTGTGCACAGGCTGCTCCGAAAGGGAAGCTACGCCGAGCGGGTCGGCGCCGGTGCCCCCGTCTATCTGGCTGCAGTTCTGGAGTACCTGACGGCCGAGATCCTCGAGCTGGCTGGCAACGCGGCCCGGGACAACAAGAAGACCCGCATCATCCCCAGGCACCTCCAGCTCGCCATCCGCAACGACGAGGAGCTCAACAAGCTGCTGGGCAGAGTTACCATCGCCCAGGGAGGCGTTCTGCCAAACATCCAGGCCGTGCTGCTGCCCAAGAAAACCGAGAGCCACAAGGCTGGGGGCAAAGCAAGCAAGTGA